In Polaromonas sp. JS666, one genomic interval encodes:
- a CDS encoding ABC transporter permease — protein MVGAAPNVSRPSAARAPWLLSAPAFVLFACLLLVPLALTAVLSFQVFDHATGVKNSFTLAHYAAVLTDDYYHRIFWRTFWVSALTTLICVLVGAPEAYVLSRMRNPWRSVLLLVVLAPLLVSVVVRAFGWSMLLGPEGVVNQAVRAMGLPPMRILYTEAAVVIALVHVMLPFMVIPVWTSLQKLDPGVEDAALSLKASHFTTVRRIIFPQVLPGVLSGSLIVFGLSASAFAIPGLLGGRRLKMVATVVYDEYLHELNWPLGAAIALTLLLANLVLMLSYNRVLERSYKKSMG, from the coding sequence ATGGTGGGAGCTGCACCGAATGTTTCGCGGCCCTCGGCGGCCCGCGCACCATGGCTGCTGTCGGCGCCGGCCTTTGTGCTGTTTGCCTGCCTGCTGCTGGTGCCCCTGGCGCTCACGGCCGTGCTGTCCTTCCAGGTGTTCGACCACGCCACCGGCGTCAAGAACAGTTTCACGCTGGCGCATTACGCCGCGGTGCTGACGGACGACTACTACCACCGCATTTTCTGGCGCACCTTCTGGGTCTCGGCGCTCACCACGCTGATCTGCGTGCTGGTCGGCGCGCCCGAGGCCTATGTGCTCAGCCGCATGCGCAACCCGTGGCGCTCTGTCTTGCTGCTGGTGGTGCTGGCGCCACTGCTGGTGTCGGTGGTGGTGCGCGCATTTGGCTGGAGCATGCTGCTCGGGCCCGAGGGCGTGGTGAACCAGGCCGTGCGCGCCATGGGCCTGCCGCCCATGCGCATCCTCTACACCGAAGCCGCCGTGGTCATTGCGCTGGTGCATGTGATGCTGCCCTTCATGGTGATCCCGGTCTGGACCTCGCTGCAAAAACTAGACCCCGGCGTGGAAGATGCCGCGCTGTCGCTCAAGGCCTCGCATTTCACCACCGTACGCCGCATTATTTTTCCGCAGGTGCTGCCCGGCGTTCTTTCGGGCAGCCTGATCGTCTTCGGCCTGAGCGCCAGCGCCTTTGCCATTCCCGGCCTGCTGGGCGGGCGGCGCCTGAAGATGGTGGCCACCGTGGTGTACGACGAGTACCTGCACGAGCTCAACTGGCCGCTGGGCGCGGCGATTGCGCTCACGCTGCTGCTGGCCAACCTGGTGCTGATGCTCAGCTACAACCGGGTGCTCGAGCGCTCCTACAAAAAATCAATGGGTTAA
- a CDS encoding ABC transporter ATP-binding protein: MSFLTLANVNKSYGATHAVIDMNLSVEKGEFVSLLGPSGCGKTTTLQMIAGFADVTAGRITLDGRDITHAKPNTRGLGIVFQSYALFPHMSVHDNVSFGLEMRRMPKNERTERVKAALALVHLEAHATRYPRELSGGQRQRVALARALVIEPPVLLLDEPLSNLDAKLREEMQFELRQIQRKVGTTTVMVTHDQTEAMSISDRVVVMEAGRVTQIDQPHRLYEHPQTRFISSFVGKANLLEGRVIATGAWATVDLGTASLEVHAPGAAVGDAVVLSLRPEKIRLVPETRGRLAGAVCERFFLGSQWLYQVDTAAGELVVVCPNDGEVPAEEGQRVGLDWPAGQVRLLPGALHLQVPAAPATLEAVA; this comes from the coding sequence ATGTCTTTTCTGACCCTGGCGAATGTGAACAAGTCCTATGGCGCCACGCACGCCGTGATCGACATGAACCTGTCGGTGGAGAAGGGCGAATTTGTCTCGCTGCTCGGGCCTTCGGGCTGCGGCAAGACCACGACGCTGCAAATGATTGCCGGTTTTGCCGATGTCACCGCCGGCCGCATCACGCTCGATGGCCGTGACATCACCCACGCCAAACCGAACACGCGCGGCCTGGGTATCGTGTTTCAGAGCTATGCGCTGTTCCCCCACATGAGCGTGCACGACAACGTGAGCTTTGGCCTGGAGATGCGGCGTATGCCCAAAAACGAGCGCACCGAACGCGTCAAGGCCGCGCTGGCGCTGGTGCACCTGGAGGCGCACGCCACGCGCTACCCGCGCGAGCTGTCCGGCGGCCAGCGCCAGCGGGTGGCCCTGGCCCGCGCCCTGGTCATCGAGCCGCCGGTGCTGCTGCTCGACGAGCCGCTGTCCAACCTCGACGCCAAGCTGCGCGAGGAAATGCAGTTCGAGCTGCGGCAGATCCAGCGCAAGGTGGGCACCACCACCGTGATGGTCACGCACGACCAGACCGAGGCCATGTCCATCAGCGACCGCGTGGTGGTGATGGAGGCCGGCCGCGTCACGCAGATCGACCAGCCGCACCGCCTGTACGAACACCCGCAAACGCGTTTCATCTCCAGCTTTGTCGGCAAGGCCAACCTGCTGGAAGGCCGCGTCATCGCTACCGGTGCCTGGGCCACGGTGGACCTGGGCACGGCGTCGCTGGAGGTCCATGCGCCCGGCGCCGCCGTGGGCGACGCCGTGGTGCTCAGCCTGCGGCCCGAAAAAATCCGCCTCGTGCCCGAGACCCGGGGTCGCCTCGCGGGCGCGGTGTGCGAGCGCTTCTTCCTGGGCAGCCAGTGGCTCTACCAGGTAGACACCGCCGCCGGTGAGCTGGTGGTGGTCTGCCCCAACGATGGCGAAGTGCCTGCCGAAGAAGGCCAGCGCGTCGGCCTCGACTGGCCGGCCGGCCAGGTGCGCCTGTTGCCCGGCGCGCTGCATCTGCAAGTGCCTGCCGCACCGGCGACGCTGGAGGCCGTGGCATGA
- a CDS encoding IclR family transcriptional regulator has translation MKENPKEDDSASSSVQRAFAILRALAATQAKGGRITHIAKATGLTQATTHRLLQSLVAERVVEQDAASKLYRLSIDFFALAAQAGNSMDLRALCRPSMLRLCASLGDTIFLLVRSGFDAVCLDRSEGPFPIRSFTGDIGGRVALGMGQGSLAILAFLPESEREEVIRYNLPRMREYGVYDEVYLRTEIERVRQTGYAGRNTGLLDGMAGVGVPVLDREGRAVAALSVGTISSRLSPDRLPTVVELLKREATAIGAQLNPFDSTLRRPAQSLAPTDGA, from the coding sequence ATGAAAGAGAATCCAAAAGAGGACGACAGCGCCTCGAGCAGCGTGCAGCGCGCTTTTGCCATCCTGCGGGCCCTGGCCGCCACCCAGGCCAAGGGCGGGCGCATCACGCACATTGCCAAGGCCACGGGGCTGACACAGGCCACCACCCACCGCCTGCTGCAAAGCCTGGTGGCCGAGCGCGTCGTGGAGCAGGACGCCGCGTCCAAGCTCTACCGGCTGAGCATTGATTTTTTTGCGCTGGCCGCACAGGCCGGCAACTCGATGGACTTGCGCGCGCTGTGCCGCCCATCCATGCTGCGGCTGTGCGCCAGCCTGGGCGACACCATCTTTTTGCTGGTGCGCAGCGGCTTTGACGCGGTGTGCCTGGACCGCAGCGAAGGCCCCTTCCCGATCCGCTCCTTCACCGGCGACATCGGCGGCCGGGTGGCGCTGGGCATGGGCCAGGGCAGCCTGGCCATCCTGGCCTTTTTGCCGGAGTCCGAACGCGAAGAGGTGATTCGCTACAACCTGCCGCGCATGCGCGAGTACGGCGTGTATGACGAGGTCTACCTGCGCACCGAAATCGAGCGGGTGCGCCAGACGGGCTATGCCGGGCGCAACACCGGCTTGCTCGACGGCATGGCCGGCGTGGGTGTGCCGGTGCTGGACCGTGAAGGCCGCGCCGTGGCGGCGCTCAGCGTCGGCACGATCTCGTCGCGGCTCAGCCCTGACCGCCTGCCGACGGTGGTGGAATTGCTCAAGCGCGAGGCCACGGCCATCGGCGCGCAGCTCAACCCTTTTGACAGCACGCTGCGCCGCCCGGCGCAAAGCCTGGCGCCTACAGACGGCGCCTGA
- a CDS encoding LysR family transcriptional regulator, whose translation MRYIHAMRRKIPSTQALLAFEAAAHRGSFTLAGQDLSVSQSAVSHQILGLEQDLDVSLFLRLPRQLVLTDAGRSLLSRVSPALDALEAAMLDLASSKGEGGTLELGVVPTFATKWLIPRMPTFLKAHPHVTLNLSTRLLPFDFSLTGLDAAIHYGRPDWPGTESEYLMGEESVVVCSPALMKKRQLRRPADVLKFTLIHQSTRPHAWRDWLQLAGIDDAQGASTGPKYELFSMIAQAVKAGLGVAVLPRFLVADEIADGTLAVPFDLSLSSDFAYYLVWPTQKASWRPLLQLREWLREQAAP comes from the coding sequence ATGAGATATATTCATGCGATGCGCCGAAAAATCCCCTCCACCCAAGCCCTGCTGGCCTTCGAAGCGGCGGCGCACCGCGGCAGTTTTACGCTCGCGGGGCAGGACCTGTCGGTGAGCCAGAGTGCGGTCAGCCATCAGATCCTGGGGCTGGAGCAGGACCTCGATGTGAGTCTTTTTTTGCGCCTGCCGCGCCAGCTGGTGTTGACTGATGCCGGGCGCTCGCTGCTGTCGCGTGTCAGCCCGGCACTCGATGCGCTGGAAGCCGCGATGCTGGACCTGGCGTCTTCCAAGGGCGAGGGCGGCACGCTGGAGCTCGGCGTGGTGCCCACCTTCGCCACCAAGTGGCTGATCCCCCGCATGCCCACCTTCCTCAAGGCGCACCCGCATGTGACGCTGAACCTGTCGACCCGGCTGCTGCCCTTTGATTTTTCACTCACCGGCCTGGACGCGGCCATCCACTACGGCCGGCCCGACTGGCCGGGCACCGAGTCCGAGTACCTGATGGGCGAGGAAAGCGTGGTGGTGTGCAGCCCCGCGTTGATGAAAAAGCGCCAGCTGCGGCGCCCGGCCGACGTGCTTAAGTTCACGCTGATCCACCAGAGCACGCGCCCGCACGCCTGGCGCGACTGGCTGCAGCTGGCCGGCATTGACGACGCGCAGGGCGCCAGCACCGGCCCGAAGTACGAACTGTTTTCCATGATCGCCCAGGCCGTCAAGGCCGGGCTGGGCGTGGCCGTGCTGCCGCGCTTTTTGGTGGCCGACGAGATTGCCGACGGCACCCTGGCCGTGCCGTTTGACCTGTCATTGAGTTCCGACTTTGCCTACTATCTGGTGTGGCCCACGCAAAAGGCCAGCTGGCGGCCCCTGCTGCAGCTGCGCGAATGGCTGCGCGAACAGGCGGCGCCTTAA
- a CDS encoding DUF1338 domain-containing protein produces the protein MTNLQTLLASCLPPEAVQHIHEQMYVHPALQSGVSGTVTRAELAQALNMALFHGLVQRVPAAQEYMASDVAGQQRQVVFDHGALRTVRWPSGALPPGEAAFTRLLRPLGFTLEGTYPLPRLKMTGRAWCHQDFPQEIAQFFVSELHPEQFTVPFQAAVTRVLSTSRDPLGPQDVADLEQLARDGKLPLQQALRLLPVMLQCFDRQHGVFALDDYELLLAESAEMAWIATEGNAFNHATDRVGDVDAVARRQRELGRPIKDAVEVSASGRVRQTAFRAATVQREFLTPAGQVTRAVPGSFYEFITRAELQASPAANDPAQGTRLDLAFDAGNATGIFGMTAARA, from the coding sequence ATGACCAACCTCCAGACCCTGCTTGCCAGCTGCCTGCCGCCCGAAGCCGTGCAGCACATCCATGAGCAGATGTACGTTCATCCTGCCCTGCAGTCCGGCGTGTCCGGCACGGTGACGCGCGCCGAACTGGCCCAGGCCCTGAACATGGCCCTGTTCCATGGGTTGGTGCAGCGGGTGCCGGCGGCGCAAGAGTACATGGCCAGCGATGTGGCCGGGCAACAGCGCCAGGTCGTCTTTGACCACGGCGCGCTGCGTACCGTGCGCTGGCCCAGTGGCGCCTTGCCTCCGGGCGAAGCGGCCTTCACGCGGCTGCTGCGCCCGCTGGGTTTTACGCTGGAGGGCACCTACCCCTTGCCGCGCCTGAAGATGACCGGCCGCGCCTGGTGCCACCAGGATTTCCCGCAGGAGATCGCGCAGTTCTTTGTGTCCGAACTGCATCCCGAACAATTCACCGTGCCCTTCCAGGCCGCCGTTACGCGGGTGTTGTCCACCTCGCGCGACCCGCTGGGCCCGCAAGATGTGGCGGACCTGGAGCAGCTGGCGCGCGACGGCAAGCTGCCGCTGCAACAGGCGCTGCGGCTGCTGCCGGTGATGCTCCAGTGCTTTGACCGCCAGCATGGCGTGTTTGCGCTGGACGACTATGAGCTGCTGCTAGCCGAGTCTGCCGAAATGGCCTGGATCGCCACCGAGGGCAACGCCTTCAACCACGCGACCGACCGCGTCGGCGATGTGGATGCGGTGGCCCGGCGCCAGCGCGAACTGGGCCGCCCCATCAAGGACGCGGTCGAAGTCTCGGCCAGTGGCCGCGTGCGCCAGACGGCGTTTCGTGCGGCGACGGTGCAGCGCGAATTCCTCACACCCGCCGGCCAGGTCACGCGCGCCGTGCCGGGTTCGTTTTATGAATTCATCACCCGCGCCGAGCTGCAAGCGAGCCCTGCCGCCAATGACCCGGCGCAAGGCACCCGCCTCGACCTGGCCTTTGACGCCGGCAATGCCACCGGCATTTTCGGCATGACGGCGGCCCGCGCATGA
- a CDS encoding PLP-dependent aminotransferase family protein, with protein sequence MSAAARTPVRPLYAQASGSPIRAMLALAGQPGMISLAGGHPDPALLPADWLRECMLAVASGLQGHSLQYGATEGLPALRAASAELLQQRGLQAQAEQVVITTGSQQAIDLLARVLVEPGAGVAVESFNYPAALQAFRFAGAQLVEVPADAQGLDVERLESVLTSARPRVLYVVPNFANPTGAVMPLARRVRLLELAARHEVTLIEDDPYGELWFGAAPPPSLAQINQQTGSHAQVAYMTSYSKVVAPALRLGVLMAPPDVLRAVVLAKQAADVHSGSLEQLTLTAMLASSRLVEHLAMLRKAYAAKARTLAAALHAHCGGLLEFSEPQGGMFVWARLASALPLMPSQAWVDFGLQHQVLAVPGAAFSLHNTAQPWLRLSFANPGADALLQGAQRLGRGLRSLAATADTPSSRQHFPERTSP encoded by the coding sequence ATGAGCGCAGCCGCGCGCACGCCGGTCCGCCCGCTCTATGCGCAGGCCAGCGGCTCGCCGATTCGTGCCATGCTGGCACTGGCCGGACAGCCCGGCATGATTTCACTGGCAGGCGGTCATCCCGACCCCGCGCTGCTGCCGGCGGACTGGCTGCGCGAATGCATGCTGGCCGTGGCCTCCGGCCTGCAGGGGCACAGCCTGCAATACGGTGCCACCGAGGGCCTGCCCGCGCTGCGTGCGGCCAGCGCCGAGCTGCTGCAACAACGCGGCCTGCAGGCCCAGGCCGAGCAAGTGGTGATCACCACCGGCTCGCAGCAGGCCATTGACCTGCTGGCGCGGGTTCTCGTCGAGCCGGGCGCCGGCGTGGCGGTGGAGTCCTTCAACTACCCGGCCGCCCTGCAGGCCTTCCGCTTTGCGGGTGCGCAGCTGGTGGAAGTTCCTGCCGATGCCCAGGGGCTGGATGTCGAGCGGCTCGAAAGTGTTTTGACCAGCGCACGGCCGCGCGTGCTGTATGTGGTTCCGAACTTTGCCAACCCGACAGGTGCCGTGATGCCCCTGGCGCGGCGCGTGCGCCTGCTGGAACTTGCCGCACGGCACGAGGTCACACTGATCGAGGACGATCCTTATGGCGAACTCTGGTTTGGAGCGGCGCCACCGCCCTCGCTGGCGCAGATCAACCAGCAAACCGGATCACATGCGCAGGTAGCCTACATGACGAGTTATTCCAAGGTGGTGGCCCCGGCCCTGCGCCTGGGTGTGCTGATGGCGCCGCCGGACGTGCTGCGCGCCGTCGTGCTGGCCAAGCAGGCCGCCGATGTGCACAGCGGCTCACTGGAGCAGCTGACCCTGACCGCGATGCTGGCCTCCAGCCGCCTGGTTGAGCACCTGGCCATGCTGCGCAAGGCCTACGCGGCCAAGGCCCGCACGCTGGCTGCTGCACTGCACGCACATTGCGGCGGGCTGCTTGAATTCAGCGAGCCCCAGGGCGGCATGTTTGTCTGGGCCCGGCTTGCCAGCGCGTTGCCACTGATGCCGTCGCAGGCGTGGGTGGACTTCGGCCTGCAGCACCAGGTGCTGGCCGTGCCGGGCGCCGCCTTCAGCCTTCACAACACCGCACAGCCCTGGCTGCGCCTGAGTTTTGCCAACCCCGGTGCAGACGCCCTGCTGCAAGGCGCGCAACGCCTGGGCCGCGGGCTGCGCAGCCTTGCCGCCACGGCCGATACGCCATCATCACGCCAACATTTCCCCGAAAGGACTTCACCATGA
- a CDS encoding L-piperidine-6-carboxylate dehydrogenase, whose product MSHANDISSLLQSLGIHADLNSQASATLEVHTPIDGSRLARLATTSPAEVDAALNRAHQRFLSWRDVPAPKRGELVRAFGETVRRHKPELGQLISLETGKILQEGLGEVQEVIDICEFAVGLSRQLYGLTIASERPDHKLLETWHPVGVVGIISAFNFPMAVFAWNAALALVCGNTLAWKPSEKTPLSAVALNGLLLRAAKELGLDTDGLSELLIGERSVGEALVNHPQVKLVSATGSTAMGKNVAMACAAQFKRSLLELGGNNAAIVCPSANLELVVRGAAFAAAGTAGQRCTSLRRLIVHRSVYAALVERLVSVFARLPVGNPLTEGTLVGPLIDGRAFDAMQTALASAKGLGAKVHFGQREEGAGAGGSAGHYVRPAIVELAEQAGPMLHETFAPILYVVPYDDFDEAIAMNNAVVHGLSSAVFTQDLREAERFTSACGSDCGIANVNIGTSGAEIGGAFGGEKETGGGRESGSDSWKAYMRRATNTVNYGSSLPLAQGIRFEI is encoded by the coding sequence ATGAGCCACGCCAATGACATTTCGTCCCTGCTGCAAAGCCTGGGCATCCACGCCGACCTGAACAGCCAGGCGTCCGCGACCCTTGAGGTTCACACCCCGATTGACGGCAGCCGGCTGGCGCGTCTCGCCACCACCAGCCCGGCCGAAGTGGATGCCGCACTCAATCGCGCGCACCAGCGTTTTTTGAGCTGGCGCGATGTGCCGGCACCCAAGCGCGGTGAACTGGTACGCGCCTTCGGCGAAACCGTGCGGCGCCACAAGCCGGAACTCGGGCAGCTGATCTCGCTGGAGACCGGCAAGATCCTGCAGGAGGGCCTGGGCGAAGTGCAGGAAGTGATCGACATCTGCGAATTTGCGGTCGGCCTGTCGCGCCAGCTCTACGGCCTGACGATTGCCAGCGAGCGGCCCGACCACAAGCTGCTGGAGACCTGGCATCCGGTGGGCGTGGTCGGCATCATCTCGGCCTTCAATTTTCCGATGGCGGTGTTTGCCTGGAATGCCGCGCTGGCGCTGGTCTGCGGCAACACGCTGGCCTGGAAGCCGTCCGAGAAGACGCCGCTGTCGGCCGTCGCACTTAATGGCCTGCTGCTGCGCGCGGCGAAGGAATTGGGGCTGGATACCGACGGCCTGAGCGAGTTGCTGATCGGTGAGCGCTCCGTCGGTGAGGCGCTGGTCAACCATCCGCAGGTCAAGCTGGTCAGCGCGACCGGCTCGACCGCCATGGGCAAGAATGTGGCCATGGCCTGCGCGGCGCAGTTCAAACGCTCGCTGCTCGAACTGGGCGGCAACAACGCGGCCATCGTCTGCCCCTCGGCCAACCTGGAACTGGTGGTGCGCGGTGCGGCGTTTGCCGCCGCCGGCACGGCCGGGCAGCGCTGCACCAGCCTGCGCCGGCTGATCGTGCACCGCTCCGTCTACGCGGCATTGGTGGAGCGGCTGGTGTCGGTGTTCGCGCGTCTGCCGGTGGGCAACCCGCTCACGGAAGGCACGCTGGTCGGCCCGCTGATCGACGGCCGCGCCTTTGACGCCATGCAAACCGCACTGGCCAGCGCGAAGGGCCTGGGCGCCAAGGTTCACTTCGGCCAGCGCGAGGAAGGTGCTGGTGCCGGTGGTAGTGCAGGCCACTATGTGCGGCCCGCCATCGTGGAACTGGCCGAGCAGGCCGGCCCCATGCTGCACGAGACCTTTGCGCCAATTCTGTATGTGGTGCCTTACGACGACTTCGACGAAGCCATTGCCATGAACAATGCAGTGGTACACGGCCTGTCGTCCGCCGTCTTCACCCAGGACCTGCGCGAGGCCGAGCGCTTCACCTCGGCGTGCGGCTCGGACTGCGGCATTGCCAATGTCAACATCGGCACCAGCGGCGCAGAAATCGGCGGCGCCTTTGGCGGCGAGAAGGAAACCGGCGGCGGCCGGGAGTCGGGCTCGGATTCGTGGAAAGCCTATATGCGCCGCGCCACCAACACGGTCAACTACGGATCCAGCCTGCCGCTGGCGCAGGGGATTCGTTTCGAGATTTAA
- a CDS encoding acetyl-CoA C-acyltransferase: MKQVQEAYIVAATRTPIGRSHRGFFRNTRPDDLLVKALQAALAQVPTLDPKAIEDIICGCAIPEGPQGLNIARIGAVLAGLPTSVGGITVNRFCASGLSAVQMAADRIRVGEADVMIAAGTESMSMVPMSGNSPSLSPEMFANDENVGIAYGMGLTAEKVAQQWKVSRDAQDQFAYESHMKALKAQQAGEFTNEITPVEVTDRTANLETGEVIATTRTVSLDEGARPDTTVEGLAKLKTVFAARGSVTAGNSSQTSDGAGALILASEKAVKEFGLKPLARFVSYAAKGVPPHIMGVGPIEAIPAALRYAGLKQDDIDWFELNEAFAAQSLAVINTLGLNAAKVNPMGGAIALGHPLGATGAIRAATVIHALQRHQLKYGMVTMCVGMGQGAAGIFERV, translated from the coding sequence ATGAAACAAGTCCAGGAAGCCTACATCGTTGCCGCCACGCGCACGCCCATCGGCCGTTCGCACCGGGGGTTTTTCCGCAATACGCGTCCCGACGACCTGCTGGTCAAGGCGCTGCAGGCCGCGCTGGCCCAGGTGCCCACGCTGGACCCCAAGGCCATTGAAGACATCATCTGCGGCTGCGCGATTCCCGAAGGCCCGCAGGGTTTGAACATCGCCCGCATCGGTGCGGTGCTGGCGGGCTTGCCCACCAGTGTGGGTGGCATCACCGTCAACCGCTTTTGTGCCTCGGGCCTGTCCGCCGTGCAGATGGCGGCGGACCGCATCCGTGTCGGCGAAGCCGATGTGATGATTGCCGCCGGCACCGAGAGCATGAGCATGGTGCCCATGTCGGGCAACTCGCCGTCGCTGTCGCCGGAAATGTTTGCCAACGACGAGAACGTCGGCATCGCCTACGGCATGGGCCTGACGGCCGAGAAGGTTGCGCAGCAGTGGAAGGTCTCGCGTGATGCGCAGGACCAGTTCGCCTACGAGTCCCACATGAAGGCACTCAAGGCGCAGCAGGCCGGCGAGTTCACGAATGAAATCACGCCGGTGGAAGTGACCGACCGAACCGCCAACCTGGAAACCGGCGAAGTCATCGCCACCACCCGCACCGTGAGCCTGGACGAGGGCGCGCGCCCCGACACCACGGTGGAAGGCCTGGCCAAACTGAAAACCGTGTTTGCTGCGCGCGGCTCGGTCACGGCCGGCAACAGCTCACAAACTTCCGATGGCGCGGGCGCGCTGATTCTGGCCAGCGAAAAAGCCGTCAAGGAATTCGGCCTGAAACCGCTGGCGCGTTTCGTCAGTTACGCCGCCAAGGGCGTGCCGCCGCACATCATGGGCGTAGGCCCGATCGAAGCCATTCCCGCAGCGCTGCGTTACGCCGGCCTGAAGCAGGATGACATCGACTGGTTCGAACTCAACGAGGCGTTTGCCGCGCAGTCGCTGGCGGTCATCAACACGCTGGGCCTGAACGCGGCCAAAGTCAACCCGATGGGCGGCGCGATTGCACTGGGTCACCCGCTGGGCGCCACGGGCGCGATTCGCGCGGCCACCGTGATCCATGCGCTGCAGCGCCATCAGCTGAAGTACGGCATGGTGACCATGTGTGTCGGCATGGGGCAAGGCGCCGCCGGCATTTTCGAGCGGGTGTAG
- a CDS encoding endonuclease domain-containing protein has translation MTTEQNLSGAPDSGSLSRTRERARVRARALRQGQTDAEILLWSKLRGRQVRDLKFRRQHPIGPYFADFACLEIGLVIELDGGQHAEGDATSYDQKRSSDMAALGFQTLRFWNNDVLSKTEAVLEKVWQVADTLTPALSRKRAREQEGPESCTQSPLPLAGEG, from the coding sequence GTGACAACTGAACAGAACTTATCCGGCGCGCCTGATTCAGGTTCCCTCTCCCGCACGCGGGAGAGGGCTAGGGTGAGGGCAAGAGCGCTTCGCCAAGGTCAAACGGATGCCGAGATATTGCTGTGGTCAAAGTTGAGAGGTCGCCAGGTCAGAGATCTGAAGTTTCGGCGTCAACATCCGATTGGTCCGTATTTCGCTGACTTCGCATGTCTTGAAATAGGCTTGGTCATTGAACTGGATGGCGGCCAGCATGCTGAGGGCGATGCCACCAGTTATGACCAGAAGCGCAGTAGCGACATGGCTGCCCTGGGTTTTCAGACCTTGCGATTCTGGAACAACGACGTCCTGAGCAAGACAGAGGCTGTACTGGAAAAGGTATGGCAAGTAGCCGACACCCTCACCCCAGCCCTCTCCCGCAAGCGGGCGAGGGAGCAAGAAGGCCCCGAATCCTGTACCCAGTCCCCTCTCCCGCTGGCGGGAGAGGGTTAG
- a CDS encoding DUF4442 domain-containing protein, producing the protein MTDLTKTSPNRLERQLERLSEVPAFARTWFRSVILRRAVPFTGTAGLDFLQMSNNRVEIGIQNQKKVQNHIGGVHASAMNLLAETATGMVVGMNVRDDCIPLAKELKMAFKKRATGSLRAVATLTDEQRAAMQASDKGEVNVAVTVTDEAGVNPVECEFVWAWIPSGPRK; encoded by the coding sequence ATGACTGATTTGACGAAGACATCTCCTAACCGCCTGGAGCGCCAGCTCGAGCGCCTGTCTGAGGTGCCGGCCTTTGCCCGCACCTGGTTTCGCAGCGTGATCCTGCGCCGCGCCGTGCCTTTCACCGGCACGGCCGGGCTGGACTTTTTGCAGATGAGCAACAACCGGGTTGAAATCGGCATCCAGAACCAGAAGAAGGTGCAGAACCACATCGGCGGCGTGCATGCCTCGGCCATGAACCTGCTGGCGGAAACCGCCACCGGCATGGTGGTCGGTATGAACGTGCGAGACGACTGCATCCCGTTGGCCAAGGAGCTGAAGATGGCGTTCAAAAAGCGCGCAACCGGCTCGTTGCGCGCCGTGGCGACGCTCACCGACGAGCAGCGAGCGGCCATGCAGGCCAGTGATAAGGGCGAAGTCAATGTGGCGGTCACGGTGACTGACGAAGCTGGCGTCAACCCGGTCGAGTGCGAGTTTGTCTGGGCCTGGATTCCGTCCGGTCCGCGAAAGTGA